From Montipora foliosa isolate CH-2021 chromosome 6, ASM3666993v2, whole genome shotgun sequence, a single genomic window includes:
- the LOC138006138 gene encoding uncharacterized protein: MKPACGVKTIKGVIAMTSLIATCVFCVRLWELLAKIDFRCNSSDPECKRKVQGLIAGAIIGGFLFLCIAYAVIRQALIACFPVACGHRKCCFTGRSSKPHREILLSVDSKIPTEEQFQAFKEKALLYLNDIKTPLEEIVATTTFQFIFSGSAVERFGIPVMMSNKKTKFNLGALYTDLDVMFCSMADQASCSGLGNILIEPLFTESAEFTGYANLKSITPSHQGMCVSSKVIREQVKEAIKGTSVANLPGYPCCCGKIEMTQSIKIFSKGPAMKLQIGSHFEADITLCIRCPEWPTMSDWSSRPRYWPSVVEAQRIMSFGCHLVAKPAPTDEDQTSWRFSFSLAEVELSKLVPDTARKCFLALKIILKDHLQPVVSGITSYHMKTIFFNTLEKVPVGFWVENNMEECFLTLLAEVRDALMSMNCPHHWFSFINLFDIQANELQSLAKKVQRIMQDPAPFILDDGCCCLSPCCARVPHYNFNRRSSEEFRAEYDEVILSAEGHLIADPGNHSHQLPVSQSPSSEGLLDSRSYSSRILSQEATLAPEQLVVSLPPIQNVSQEPIFSADEVEVGSLGDAPPLVVILPPVQDA; encoded by the coding sequence ATGAAGCCAGCTTGTGGTGTCAAGACCATAAAAGGAGTCATTGCGATGACCTCCCTTATCGCGACATGTGTCTTTTGCGTTCGACTGTGGGAACTTTTGGCTAAAATTGATTTCCGCTGCAACTCGTCTGACCccgaatgcaaaagaaaagtaCAAGGGTTAATAGCTGGAGCAATCATTGGTGGTTTCCTTTTTCTGTGTATTGCTTACGCAGTAATACGACAGGCATTGATTGCCTGTTTTCCTGTTGCGTGTGGCCACAGAAAGTGTTGTTTTACTGGCAGAAGCTCCAAACCCCACCGAGAAATTCTCTTGTCAGTCGACAGCAAAATTCCAACGGAAGAACAATTTCAGGCATTCAAAGAGAAAGCTCTTCTCTACTTAAACGACATCAAAACTCCACTTGAGGAGATCGTGGCAACGACAACATTTCAGTTCATATTCTCAGGAAGCGCAGTCGAGAGATTTGGGATCCCGGTCATGATGTCcaataaaaaaacaaagttCAACTTGGGTGCCTTATATACCGACCTAGACGTTATGTTTTGCTCTATGGCAGATCAAGCTTCCTGCTCTGGTTTAGGGAACATTCTCATTGAGCCTCTTTTTACTGAGAGTGCAGAATTTACTGGATATGCAAATCTGAAGTCAATTACACCAAGCCACCAAGGAATGTGTGTTAGTTCAAAAGTAATCCGAGAACAAGTTAAAGAGGCCATTAAAGGCACGTCTGTAGCCAATCTTCCCGGTTACCCTTGCTGCTGTGGAAAAATTGAGATGACTCAAAGTATTAAAATCTTCTCCAAAGGCCCAGCGATGAAGCTCCAAATTGGGTCTCACTTCGAGGCGGACATCACGCTTTGTATCCGGTGTCCTGAGTGGCCAACCATGAGTGACTGGTCTTCGCGACCGAGATACTGGCCCAGTGTAGTTGAAGCACAGAGGATAATGTCATTTGGATGTCACCTGGTTGCCAAGCCGGCACCAACAGACGAGGATCAAACAAGCTGGAGATTTTCCTTCTCCTTGGCAGAAGTTGAGCTGTCTAAACTCGTTCCAGACACTGCGAGAAAATGTTTCTTGGCtttgaaaatcattttaaaagacCACCTTCAGCCTGTGGTGTCTGGAATAACTTCCTACCATATGAAAACTATATTCTTTAATACTCTAGAGAAAGTGCCAGTGGGATTCTGGGTTGAGAACAACATGGAAGAATGCTTCCTGACTTTGCTAGCTGAAGTTCGAGATGCTCTGATGTCCATGAATTGTCCCCATCACTGGTTCAGCTTCATCAACTTGTTTGATATCCAGGCCAACGAGTTACAGAGTCTGGCCAAGAAAGTACAAAGAATTATGCAGGATCCAGCTCCATTCATTTTAGACGACGGCTGTTGTTGCCTCTCACCATGCTGCGCACGCGTGCCACACTACAACTTCAATCGCCGAAGCAGCGAGGAATTTCGTGCCGAGTATGACGAGGTCATTTTATCCGCCGAAGGACACTTGATCGCTGATCCCGGTAATCACAGCCATCAGTTACCTGTGTCCCAGTCTCCAAGTTCCGAGGGTCTGCTTGACTCCCGCTCATACTCAAGTAGAATTCTGAGCCAAGAAGCTACTTTAGCCCCTGAACAACTGGTGGTATCCCTACCTCCAATTCAAAATGTTTCGCAAGAACCCATATTCTCTGCAGATGAAGTTGAGGTCGGTTCGTTGGGAGATGCTCCGCCATTGGTAGTTATTCTTCCTCCCGTGCAGGATGCTTAA